The DNA segment ATTAGTAGGAATTCTATGCGTAACAACCACTACACAAGTTCCAAGTATTTCTCTAGCTGATTTTAATAAAGTCCATATAATATCTGAAGAATACTCATCCAAATTTCCCGTTGGCTCATCACATAAGAGTAATTTTGGATTATGTGCTAAAGCTCTTGCCATAGCCACGCGTTGTTGCTCTCCACCTGAAAGCTGAGCTGGCTTCTTATCAGCTTTGAAAGTTAAATTTACATGCTTTAAAAGCTTTGCGGCTTGTTCTTTACATACATTCTTACTATAACCTTTAATCATCAAAGGTAGCATTACATTTTTTTCTACACTAAATTCTTGAACTAAACGATAATCTTGAAAAATAATTCCTATTTTTTGCCTAAGCTGTAAAAGCTCAGCATTAGAAATATCCACTAAATCATTATTACAAACTTTTAAATTCCCACTTATTGGCTCTAAATCTCCATAAAAAGATTTTAACAAAGTTGACTTTCCACTACCGCTTTTTCCTGTAATAAAAACAAAATCATTATCTTTTAGCGAAAAACTAGCATTTTCTATAACAAGTTCATCATAACCAAGACAAAGCTTTTTAGCTTCTATCATCACTGCTTTTCCTTATTTATTTTATAAATGATTATTTGATATAAGAATACAATATTTCTCTTAATTTTTCTATAGCTTTTAAATTTTCTTTAGTTTTAAAAGGCTGTTCAAAAATAAATTCTATCTTTTGTGCGTTTAAAGCTATATAAACATGCTCAGGCTTATAAAAAGCACCAAAAGCTATTTTAATGATAAGCTCATCATCTTTAATGTACATTTTTTCAAAATGCAAGAAAAAATCCTCACCCTTAAAAACTTCATTTTTAAAATTCTTTTTTATACAAGCTAATTCTTCTGCGTTTAATCTTAAATCTTCAATGGCAAATTTTTGATCCTTGCTTAAACTTTCACTCTTGCTAAAACCACTAATGATTAAATCATATATATCTTTATTTTGTCTTTTCCAGCGATCTTCATATTTGCTTGAAATTTCTAAATTTTCATTTTTCTTAATCAAGGCCTTCAAATGAGAAAAATTCAAAAAAGTTTCTAGGGTAAAATCAAAATACAAAAAACTATCTGTTCTAAGTTCAAATTGCCCATTTTCTTTTAAAACTCTAGCGCATTCATTTGCAAAATTTAACCCCACTACCCTACGATAAGGCTTTTTATCCCAAGGAACAGGAAAATGCAAAAAGATTTTATCTATCAAGTTAGACTCAAGTACGCTTAGTAATAATCTTGCATCAGTTTCTATTAATAAAACATTATTTAAGTTTTCACTTAAGGCAAGTTTAGCTACTTGCTCTAACGCAGGGGTGTAAATTTCTATACCTATAATCAAAACATCAGGATTTAATCTTGCTTGATAAAGCAAATGCCTACCACTTCCAAAGCCTATTTCAATAAAAATTTGCTTTTTGTTTTTTATTTGCTCTAGTAATTCTTTTAAATCATTGGCAATTAAAGGTGTTTTTTGGATTAACCTTGTATGTTTTAACGCCACAGCTTCACAAACTACATCTTGAGTAAAGTTTTCTTTAAACACAAGTAAAGCTTTTTGCAAATATCCAATTTGCGAAGGCTTAGTGTGTTTTTCACCTTTAATAAGCCATTCTTGTTTTTTTTCATCTTTTTTAATCTGCAAAAAAAAGTTTTCTTGCTTTATGCGCGTAAAAAGCAAGTCTACATTTTCACCTTTAGCAAGCCATAAAAATTCAACCCCATCTTTTTCAAAAGGAAGTTGAATTTCTTTTAAAATTTTACACTTAAAATTTGGCATTATTTCACCGCTGTAAATTTATCAGAAGCTTTTGATTCTATACCATTTGCATCAATTGCTATAACCTCATAACTATATACTTTTCCAGGAACAGCTGTGATATCTTTTAATTGTTTAGATTTAATCTCTTTAAACACAGCATTACTTCCACCACCGCTTCTTTTAACTATATACTCTTTAGCTCTATCATCATTATCAACCCATTCAACTCTAATACCATCATCTTCAACAGCACATAAAATAATACTTGGTGCTAATGGTGCCCCTAAGGTAATACCTTCTACAGGCTCACTTGCTATAGGACTTTCCAAGCCATCTTTATCGACCATACTCACTTTATAATATCTTTTTTCAGCCACACCTTTAACTACATCTTCATAAGTATTTTCAGAAGTTTTAGCTACCACGCTAAAAGGTAAAAAGGTAGTTGAACTAGAATAAATTTTATAATAAGCAAAATCAGCATAATCAATTTTATCCCAAGTTAAAATGATTTTTCTTGGCGCATCTTTACTTGCTTGTAAATTACTTACCATAGGAGGAAGTGCTTTGGTGGTTGATTCTACTATTTTACTTGGAGTGCTTTTAATACCATCATAAGTTAAAGCTATGATTCTATATTGAAAACTCTCATCAGGCTTTAGTGAATCATCTATATATTCAGCACTTAAGCGATTTTTAACCCTAGTTAATTCTTTAAATTTCATATCTTTCATATTTGCACGCTCAATGATGTATGAATTTACCCTTACATCAGGGTGTGGTCTCCAAACTATTTTTACACGATTTGGCAAACCCACAATAGCTTGCACAAAAGGCACTGGATCAATCACTCTATTGGTAAAAGCTTCTATACTCACGCCATCTTGAGAAACTTGTCCAAGCTCATTAAAAGTTTTCATAGAATAATAATATCTTGTATTTGGCTCTAAATTTGTATCAGTATAATGAGTTTGAAATTTATTTTTAATTTTTGCTATAAGCTCCATAGGTGCACCAGCTGCATTTGCTCTATAAATGTAATAGCCTGCTATATTTTGATCATACAAAGGTTCCCATTCAAAAGCTATGCTTGTAATATCACTTATACTTTTAATATTTGAAATTTTTGGTAAAGTATCATTTACTTGAGCAATTTGAGGCGAACTCATAGTTGTACTACAAGCACTAAAAGCCAAAGCAGAACTTAAGATAATCCAGTGAAGTTTTTTCATCTATCTCTCCTTGTGTAAAATTTTCTTTTAAAATTTGATAAAAATCATCAAACATAGGAGCTTTTATAAACATTAACTCTTTAGTCCTAGGATGAATAAAATAAATCAAATACGCATGAAGCATTACTCTATTATACTTTATTTTTCCTTTATATCCGTATAATTCATCTCCTAAAATATAGCGATTAAAATCTGCCAAATGCACCCTGATTTGATGGGTTCTTCCTGTATATAATTTAGCAGCTATTAAAGAGCAGTTTTTAGCACTTAATAAATTTATAAAATCTGTTTTTGCATTTTTTGCTAAATGATTTTTGGTATTTGTAGTAATTTTTTTAAGCCTATTATTAGGACAACGCATAATGGCTTTTTCATTACTCATTTTATCATTTTTCAAAGGCAAGTCACTCAAAGCAAGATAAAATCTTCCCATACTTTTATCTAAAAGCTGATTTGCTAAAAATTGATGTGCTTGATTATTTTTTGCTATGATGATAGCTCCGCTTGTGCCTTTATCAAGTCTATGCACAAGCCCTGCTCTATGCTCTCCATTTAAATTTGATAAAACATAGCCCTTATGCAAAAGCCAATCCACCAAAGTCGCTTCTTTAACACTACTTGCACCATGCACGACAACATTAGGAGCTTTGTTTAAAACTAAAACATCATCATCTTCATATAAAATTTCTATATCAAACTCAGGCGTGTAGCTTTCTTTGGCTTCTTTTACTAAAGGTAAAAAAATACTTATTTCATCTTTTTGTTTTATTTTTTTAGAACTTTTATTTTCTAATTTTTCATTAATATATATGCAGTTTTCTTTGATTAGTTTAGCAACTTGCGAACGACTTTGCTTAAGTATGTCTGATAAAAAAATATCCAATCTTTCTTCACAAAGTGATGAAATTTTTAGCATATTATATTTCCTTGTGATAAAATTTGCAATTTTAGCATATAATTACACAATATTTTGTAAAAAAGGTTAGCTTTGATAAAACTTGATAGAAGAATTCTAACGCATTTTGATTTTGTTCAACCTCTTTTAGTGTTGCCTATCATAGCTATATCTTTTCTTTTAATTTATGAAGCAAATACACGCTTAGCCGAAAAACAATTTATCTATACTTTAGTAGGTTTTGCAGGATTTGCATTTTTTTTCTTTTTACCTTTAAGAAGATTAATGTGGCTTATACCTGTACTATATTGGATCAATATAGCTTTGCTTTTGAGTGTGGATATTTTTGGTGTTGAAAAACTTGGAGCTAGAAGATGGCTTGAGATACCTTTTACGCATTTTACCATACAACCTTCTGAAATTTTCAAACCCTCTTTTATTTTAATGCTAGCTTATTTGATTTATCAAAACCCACCACCTCATAATGGCTATGGTTTAAAACAATTTTTAAAGCTAAGTTTTTATATTTTACTTCCATTTTTACTTATAGCAGGAGAACCTGATTTAGGAACAGCTTTAGTACTTTTAATAGTGGGCTTTGGAACGCTTTTTATCATAGGAGTAAATTATAAAATTTGGCTTAGTATTTTTTTAGCTATAGCTATAGCTTCGCCTATTATTTATAGTGATTTTTTAAAACCTTATCAAAAACAAAGAATTCATGATTTCTTAGCTGAAGAGCCAAGTTACCATGTAAAACAATCCATCATTGCAATAGGAAGTGGTGGTTTGAGCGGAAAAAAGGCTGATGAAGCCACACAAACACATTTTAAATTTTTACCTATTTCTACAAGTGATTTTATCTTTGCATATTTGTCTGAAAGATTTGGTTTTATCGGTGCGGTTGTAATCATATTACTTTATACCTTACTCATTTTTCATTTATTGAGTTTAAATTATAAGCTCAAAGATGATTATTTTACAAGAGTAGTAACAAATTGCATTGCTTTATTTATTTTCATATATGTAGCAGTAAATATATCGATGACCATAGGTTTTGCTCCTGTTGTTGGTATACCTATGCCATTTTTTAGTCATGGGGGAAGTTCTTTTGCTACCTTTATGATTTTCTTTGGAATTTTACAAAATTTAATAACTTTTAGATATTTAGCAATAGAAAAAGCGGTAAAAATAAAATTCTAAATTTAAATTAAGGAAATAAAGATATAATAACATTTTTATTTTAACTTCTGGCGGATTTATAGCTCAGTTGGTTAGAGCAACCGGCTCATAACCGGTTGGTCGCAGGTTCGAGTCCTGCTAAATCCACCATTTTATTTAATCTCGTATTTTTATTCTGATCAAAACTTTTTTAAATTACATTCTTATTTTAATTATTTTTTTAAGTGTTTTATATTAAAGCTAAATTCAAATTTCTTATATGTTAAATTAGAGTATTAAAACTAATGAAAATCATTAAAAGTAAGATTAACAATATTTTTATTTACTCTGTAGTTAATTTAAATTCTTTGAAAAATTTTATTAGGAAATTGGTTGCGAAGGGGAGATTTGAACTCCCGACCTTCGGGTTATGAGCCCGACGAGCTAACCACTGCTCTACTTCGCGGCATCATATAAAGTGGATGGGGTAAAGGGATTCGAACCCCTGAATGACAGGACCAAAACCTGTTGCCTTACCGCTTGGCGATACCCCAATAAATGAAGTAATTTTTAAATTAAAAGTGGTATTATATATTATTTTTTGCATAATGTCAAGAAAAATATTATATAATTTCTTAAAAAAATAGAAAAAAGGAGATTGATAGTGGGATATGTTAGTGTAGAACAAGCTATAAAAGAACTTCAAGATGGCAAAATGCTAGTTATGGTAGATGCAGAAGATAGAGAAAATGAGGGAGATTTGATTTTCCCTGCACAATTTAGCTCACAAGAAAAAGTAAATTTTGCCATTACTCATGCAAGAGGTGTGGTATGTGTAGCATTGAGTGAGAATTTGGCTAAAAAATTTGAACTACCTTTAATGGTGCCTAAAAATACATCAAATCACGAAACAGCTTTTACCATCACTGTCGATGCAAAAAATGCAACAACAGGAGTAAGTGCTTGTGAAAGGGATATGACTATACAAATTTTTGCTGATGATAATGCAAAGGCAAGTGATTTTGTGCGTCCTGGCCATATTAATCCTTTGATAGCAAAAAAAGGTGGGGTTTTAGAAAGAACAGGTCACACAGAAGGCACGGTGGATTTATGTCGCTTGGCAGGATTAAAAGAAGCATGTGTGATATGTGAGATTGTTAAAGATAATGGAGATATGGCCAGAAGAAGTGATTTGCTTGAGTTTTGCAAAAAACACGATATTAATATGATTACTATTTCAGATTTAATCGAGTATCGTTTAAAAAATGAAAGTTTGATTTCTTTAATCAAAGAAGAAGACAGTATTTTAGCGGGTTTTAAAGCTAAAAAAATGACTTTTAAAGATCATAATAAAAACGAACATATAGCTTTTAGTTTTGGTGCTTTGAAAGAATGTGAGAATGTTAAATTTTATCTTAGCGGAAGCGACTTTGAACTTCTAACTTCTAATAAATTTAATGAATTATTAAAACAGATTGAGTTTTTAAGCCAAAAAGGTGGTGTAATCATTTTCATGAAAAATGAAAAACAAGAAAACACACAATATAAAAATTACGGCATAGGAGCGCAAATTTTAAGGTATTTAAAAATTTCAAAAATCAAACTTCTAAGTCAAAATACCGATAAAGAATTTATAGGATTGAAAGGCTTTGGACTTGATATTACAAGTAGTGATTTTAAAGCTTAAATTCTAAAAACTTAAACTTATCACCAAAGTTAAACATCAAATTTTTACTTTGGCTGATAAAGTTTTTATAAATTTGAGAGTTAGTATTTTTAGCGTGCTCGATAATTTCTTCTAAGCCAAAGTCAATTAAAGCTTGATTTTGGTTTTTATATTCTAACACTTCAAAGCCCTCTTCTTTTAAAACTTGTAAAAAATGATCAAAATTTACATTATATGTAATATCGCTTTTAGCAAAAAAATCTTTTAAATTCTCTTCAAAAAGATTATACACTTGGTGATTTTTATACATTCTAATACTAATTTTTTCTTCTTTTTTTGCATAATCAAAACATGCAAAAGTTAATTTTTCACAAGTTTGTTTTAATTTGGATAAAAAAGGTTTATAAGAGATACAAAGCTCACTATTAGTGATAGCATAT comes from the Campylobacter sp. CNRCH_2014_0184h genome and includes:
- a CDS encoding cell division ATP-binding protein FtsE, yielding MIEAKKLCLGYDELVIENASFSLKDNDFVFITGKSGSGKSTLLKSFYGDLEPISGNLKVCNNDLVDISNAELLQLRQKIGIIFQDYRLVQEFSVEKNVMLPLMIKGYSKNVCKEQAAKLLKHVNLTFKADKKPAQLSGGEQQRVAMARALAHNPKLLLCDEPTGNLDEYSSDIIWTLLKSAREILGTCVVVVTHRIPTNLRLDYRRFNIENGRMNEIF
- the trmB gene encoding tRNA (guanosine(46)-N7)-methyltransferase TrmB, whose product is MPNFKCKILKEIQLPFEKDGVEFLWLAKGENVDLLFTRIKQENFFLQIKKDEKKQEWLIKGEKHTKPSQIGYLQKALLVFKENFTQDVVCEAVALKHTRLIQKTPLIANDLKELLEQIKNKKQIFIEIGFGSGRHLLYQARLNPDVLIIGIEIYTPALEQVAKLALSENLNNVLLIETDARLLLSVLESNLIDKIFLHFPVPWDKKPYRRVVGLNFANECARVLKENGQFELRTDSFLYFDFTLETFLNFSHLKALIKKNENLEISSKYEDRWKRQNKDIYDLIISGFSKSESLSKDQKFAIEDLRLNAEELACIKKNFKNEVFKGEDFFLHFEKMYIKDDELIIKIAFGAFYKPEHVYIALNAQKIEFIFEQPFKTKENLKAIEKLREILYSYIK
- a CDS encoding fibronectin type III domain-containing protein, with product MKKLHWIILSSALAFSACSTTMSSPQIAQVNDTLPKISNIKSISDITSIAFEWEPLYDQNIAGYYIYRANAAGAPMELIAKIKNKFQTHYTDTNLEPNTRYYYSMKTFNELGQVSQDGVSIEAFTNRVIDPVPFVQAIVGLPNRVKIVWRPHPDVRVNSYIIERANMKDMKFKELTRVKNRLSAEYIDDSLKPDESFQYRIIALTYDGIKSTPSKIVESTTKALPPMVSNLQASKDAPRKIILTWDKIDYADFAYYKIYSSSTTFLPFSVVAKTSENTYEDVVKGVAEKRYYKVSMVDKDGLESPIASEPVEGITLGAPLAPSIILCAVEDDGIRVEWVDNDDRAKEYIVKRSGGGSNAVFKEIKSKQLKDITAVPGKVYSYEVIAIDANGIESKASDKFTAVK
- a CDS encoding RluA family pseudouridine synthase codes for the protein MLKISSLCEERLDIFLSDILKQSRSQVAKLIKENCIYINEKLENKSSKKIKQKDEISIFLPLVKEAKESYTPEFDIEILYEDDDVLVLNKAPNVVVHGASSVKEATLVDWLLHKGYVLSNLNGEHRAGLVHRLDKGTSGAIIIAKNNQAHQFLANQLLDKSMGRFYLALSDLPLKNDKMSNEKAIMRCPNNRLKKITTNTKNHLAKNAKTDFINLLSAKNCSLIAAKLYTGRTHQIRVHLADFNRYILGDELYGYKGKIKYNRVMLHAYLIYFIHPRTKELMFIKAPMFDDFYQILKENFTQGEIDEKTSLDYLKFCFGF
- a CDS encoding FtsW/RodA/SpoVE family cell cycle protein, with amino-acid sequence MIKLDRRILTHFDFVQPLLVLPIIAISFLLIYEANTRLAEKQFIYTLVGFAGFAFFFFLPLRRLMWLIPVLYWINIALLLSVDIFGVEKLGARRWLEIPFTHFTIQPSEIFKPSFILMLAYLIYQNPPPHNGYGLKQFLKLSFYILLPFLLIAGEPDLGTALVLLIVGFGTLFIIGVNYKIWLSIFLAIAIASPIIYSDFLKPYQKQRIHDFLAEEPSYHVKQSIIAIGSGGLSGKKADEATQTHFKFLPISTSDFIFAYLSERFGFIGAVVIILLYTLLIFHLLSLNYKLKDDYFTRVVTNCIALFIFIYVAVNISMTIGFAPVVGIPMPFFSHGGSSFATFMIFFGILQNLITFRYLAIEKAVKIKF
- a CDS encoding bifunctional 3,4-dihydroxy-2-butanone 4-phosphate synthase/GTP cyclohydrolase II translates to MGYVSVEQAIKELQDGKMLVMVDAEDRENEGDLIFPAQFSSQEKVNFAITHARGVVCVALSENLAKKFELPLMVPKNTSNHETAFTITVDAKNATTGVSACERDMTIQIFADDNAKASDFVRPGHINPLIAKKGGVLERTGHTEGTVDLCRLAGLKEACVICEIVKDNGDMARRSDLLEFCKKHDINMITISDLIEYRLKNESLISLIKEEDSILAGFKAKKMTFKDHNKNEHIAFSFGALKECENVKFYLSGSDFELLTSNKFNELLKQIEFLSQKGGVIIFMKNEKQENTQYKNYGIGAQILRYLKISKIKLLSQNTDKEFIGLKGFGLDITSSDFKA